One part of the Cyclobacteriaceae bacterium genome encodes these proteins:
- a CDS encoding DUF2384 domain-containing protein, translated as MKPRKYTRKHSPTEVHEPVVAYERAQQLAAHQLLEIEPAKVSEPLNRVETFRKGLRKKSFERLKEVTGLDNETLATALAVSSKTIQRTQVFDTVQSEKMYALAELYATGIEYFGKEGFKRWMERPLFSLGNVTPINLIDVSEGISVLKTEIMRLQHGVAV; from the coding sequence ATGAAACCCCGAAAATACACCCGAAAACATTCTCCCACTGAAGTGCATGAGCCTGTTGTGGCGTATGAGAGGGCCCAGCAATTGGCCGCACATCAATTGTTGGAAATTGAACCCGCAAAGGTGAGTGAACCCCTCAACCGTGTGGAAACCTTCCGAAAAGGATTGCGCAAAAAATCGTTTGAGCGTTTAAAGGAAGTTACAGGTTTAGATAACGAAACGCTGGCAACAGCATTGGCAGTATCGTCTAAAACCATTCAACGCACGCAGGTTTTTGATACCGTGCAATCGGAAAAAATGTATGCTTTGGCTGAGCTTTATGCCACCGGTATTGAGTACTTCGGTAAGGAGGGGTTTAAACGTTGGATGGAACGACCACTATTTAGTTTGGGAAATGTTACCCCCATTAACCTCATTGATGTTTCTGAGGGTATCAGCGTTTTAAAAACTGAAATCATGCGTTTGCAACATGGGGTTGCCGTATGA
- a CDS encoding RES family NAD+ phosphorylase, producing MIFYRIARTEFCDVTGEGAKRYGGRWNLPGYPALYASATISAALLERLTIDPELFAAERYVLYSVMEFNCPDQLIEQLRSKDLPKGWDSIPPQHASQAFGTARLKEGILCFSIPSVVDRTSLNFVINPIGKNFNKVSWKVFPLKLDHRIVR from the coding sequence ATGATTTTTTACCGCATTGCCCGAACTGAATTTTGCGATGTTACCGGGGAGGGTGCCAAGCGATATGGCGGGCGGTGGAACCTACCGGGTTATCCGGCATTGTATGCAAGTGCCACCATTTCAGCAGCTTTGCTTGAACGGCTTACCATCGATCCGGAGCTTTTTGCGGCCGAGCGGTACGTGTTGTACTCAGTAATGGAATTTAATTGCCCTGACCAGCTGATTGAACAGCTCCGCTCAAAAGACCTGCCCAAGGGTTGGGATAGTATTCCTCCCCAACACGCTTCACAGGCATTCGGTACAGCCAGGTTAAAAGAAGGCATTTTATGCTTCAGTATCCCCTCGGTTGTCGACCGTACCTCGTTGAATTTTGTGATAAACCCGATCGGTAAAAACTTCAACAAAGTGTCTTGGAAAGTTTTTCCATTAAAGCTGGACCATCGGATTGTACGGTAA
- the lepA gene encoding translation elongation factor 4: MENIRNFCIIAHIDHGKSTLADRLLEFTGTLTQREMQAQVLDNMDLEREKGITIKAHAIQMNYNQDGQEYILNLIDTPGHVDFSYEVSRSIAACEGALLIVDASQGIEAQTISNLYLALEHDLEIIPVMNKIDLPHAMPEEVTDEIVDLIGCKPEDVIRASAKEGIGIEDILKAVVHRIKPPKGDPAAPLQAMIFDSVFNSFRGIEVYFRVFNGSIKKGDKVKFVSTNKTYEADEIGVLKMNKLPKEEISAGNVGYLISGIKEAKEVKVGDTITHTDKPGAAIKGFENVKPMVFAGIYPVDTTEFEELRASMEKLQLNDASLVWEPETSAALGFGFRCGFLGMLHMEIIQERLEREFDMTVITTVPSVQFLAVRTDGTTFEINAPSEMPDPNTVDHIEEPYIKAQIITKSEFIGGIIKLCMDKRGVIKNQSYLTTDRVELSFEMPLAEIVFDFFDKLKTISKGYASLDYHLIGFRESDMVKLDIQLNGEKVDALSAIVHRSKAYEWGKKLCEKLRELLPRQMFEIAIQAAIGQKIIARETVKAMRKNVLAKCYGGDISRKRKLLEKQKKGKKRMRQVGNVEIPQEAFMAVLKID, translated from the coding sequence ATGGAAAACATCCGCAATTTTTGCATCATCGCCCATATTGATCACGGTAAAAGCACCCTGGCCGACCGGCTATTGGAGTTTACCGGTACCCTTACCCAGCGTGAAATGCAGGCCCAGGTGCTGGATAATATGGATTTGGAGCGTGAAAAGGGCATTACCATAAAGGCTCATGCCATTCAAATGAATTATAATCAGGATGGACAAGAGTACATTCTGAACCTGATTGATACCCCCGGCCATGTCGACTTTTCGTACGAGGTGTCACGCTCTATTGCGGCTTGTGAAGGTGCCCTGTTGATCGTGGACGCCAGCCAGGGCATTGAGGCGCAAACCATATCCAACCTTTACCTGGCGCTGGAGCACGACCTGGAAATTATTCCGGTGATGAATAAAATTGACCTGCCCCATGCCATGCCTGAAGAGGTTACCGATGAGATTGTGGACTTGATTGGTTGTAAACCCGAGGATGTTATCCGCGCCAGTGCCAAAGAGGGCATTGGTATTGAAGATATTTTAAAAGCCGTTGTACATCGTATAAAGCCACCCAAAGGCGATCCGGCCGCACCGTTGCAAGCCATGATTTTCGACTCGGTTTTTAATTCTTTTCGAGGCATTGAGGTTTACTTCCGAGTATTCAATGGCTCCATTAAAAAAGGTGATAAGGTAAAGTTTGTCAGCACAAATAAAACGTATGAAGCGGATGAGATTGGCGTGCTGAAGATGAACAAACTGCCAAAGGAAGAAATTAGTGCCGGTAACGTGGGATACCTCATTTCCGGTATTAAAGAAGCAAAAGAAGTTAAAGTGGGGGATACCATTACCCATACCGACAAGCCAGGCGCTGCCATTAAGGGTTTTGAAAATGTTAAACCTATGGTATTTGCCGGTATTTACCCGGTGGATACAACCGAGTTTGAAGAACTGCGGGCTTCCATGGAGAAGCTTCAGTTAAATGATGCCTCACTGGTGTGGGAGCCTGAAACTTCTGCTGCTTTGGGCTTTGGTTTCCGTTGCGGTTTCCTGGGTATGCTACACATGGAAATTATCCAGGAGCGCCTCGAGCGTGAGTTTGACATGACAGTGATCACTACTGTTCCCTCCGTACAATTCCTGGCGGTTCGAACAGATGGTACGACATTCGAAATCAATGCACCTTCCGAAATGCCCGACCCGAACACGGTTGACCATATTGAAGAGCCCTACATTAAAGCCCAGATTATTACCAAGTCCGAATTCATAGGCGGCATCATAAAACTTTGCATGGATAAGCGTGGGGTGATCAAGAATCAATCGTACCTGACCACCGACCGTGTTGAACTTTCATTTGAAATGCCGTTGGCAGAAATCGTATTTGACTTCTTCGATAAGCTTAAGACAATATCCAAAGGATATGCTTCATTAGATTATCACCTGATCGGGTTCCGTGAATCGGATATGGTGAAATTGGATATTCAACTAAATGGCGAAAAAGTAGACGCACTTTCTGCCATTGTACATCGAAGCAAAGCCTATGAATGGGGCAAAAAGTTATGCGAGAAGTTGCGTGAGCTACTGCCACGTCAGATGTTTGAAATTGCTATTCAGGCAGCTATCGGCCAGAAAATTATTGCCCGCGAAACGGTAAAGGCCATGCGCAAAAACGTGTTGGCAAAATGTTATGGTGGTGACATCTCGCGAAAGCGCAAACTACTGGAGAAGCAAAAGAAGGGTAAGAAGCGTATGCGCCAGGTCGGCAATGTGGAAATTCCACAAGAAGCTTTTATGGCCGTATTAAAGATTGATTAA
- a CDS encoding bifunctional 5,10-methylenetetrahydrofolate dehydrogenase/5,10-methenyltetrahydrofolate cyclohydrolase, with protein MIETSTYTLIDGRKVASQIKEEIIQRVSELKAEGKKVPHLAIILVGDDGASQTYVDHKVKACKEVGFHYTMMRFADTISEEKLLKHIDQVNRDQDVDGFIVQLPLPAHISVEKVTEHIKPDKDVDGFTNRNFGSIVSKNPLLMPATPFGVMELLKRYNVETEGKNCVVVGASRLVGAPLSMMLIEHGRATVTVCHKYTQGLANFTRQADILIVAVGKPGLITADMVKDGAVVIDVGTTRVEGPQYKNGFALKGDVDFKNVAPKCSFITPVPGGVGPMTIASLLLNTLRATELRNA; from the coding sequence ATGATAGAAACTTCAACCTACACATTAATTGATGGCCGCAAGGTTGCTTCCCAAATCAAGGAAGAGATCATTCAACGCGTTAGTGAATTAAAGGCCGAGGGAAAGAAGGTGCCGCATCTCGCTATTATTTTGGTGGGCGATGATGGCGCCAGTCAGACCTATGTGGATCATAAAGTAAAGGCTTGTAAAGAAGTTGGTTTTCATTACACCATGATGCGATTTGCCGATACCATCAGTGAGGAGAAGTTATTGAAGCATATCGACCAGGTGAACCGTGATCAGGATGTGGACGGTTTTATTGTTCAGCTTCCGTTACCGGCACATATCTCTGTCGAGAAAGTTACCGAACATATTAAACCCGATAAAGATGTTGATGGGTTTACCAATAGAAATTTCGGAAGTATTGTTTCAAAAAATCCATTGTTAATGCCCGCTACGCCTTTCGGTGTGATGGAATTGTTGAAGCGTTACAACGTAGAAACTGAGGGAAAGAATTGTGTTGTTGTTGGGGCCAGTCGTTTGGTAGGTGCTCCATTAAGCATGATGCTGATTGAACATGGAAGGGCTACCGTAACGGTTTGTCATAAGTACACCCAAGGCCTTGCGAATTTTACCCGGCAGGCCGATATACTCATTGTGGCCGTGGGTAAACCGGGTTTGATAACAGCCGACATGGTAAAAGACGGAGCTGTTGTTATTGATGTTGGAACAACACGCGTGGAAGGACCGCAATACAAAAACGGTTTTGCCCTTAAGGGTGATGTTGATTTTAAAAATGTTGCACCTAAATGTTCGTTCATCACACCTGTGCCGGGTGGTGTAGGTCCCATGACCATTGCCTCTTTGTTACTGAACACCTTACGGGCGACTGAACTTCGTAATGCCTAA
- a CDS encoding radical SAM protein: protein MEDFYTIQGEGYFQGHAAYFIRLGGCDVGCVWCDVKESWDAAAHPQVSVSEMVDRAKSSGSNIAVITGGEPAMYDLTELTVALKAEGLRTHIETSGAYPLTGTWDWVCFSPKKFKAPVASVFAQSHELKVIIYNKSDFSWAEEFAEKVNSPCKLFLQPEWSREEEMLPLIIDYVKQNPKWRISLQVHKYMDIP, encoded by the coding sequence ATGGAAGATTTCTATACCATTCAGGGTGAGGGGTACTTTCAGGGGCATGCAGCTTATTTTATCCGGTTAGGCGGATGTGATGTAGGATGTGTTTGGTGTGATGTAAAGGAATCGTGGGATGCCGCTGCTCATCCTCAGGTTTCAGTTTCCGAAATGGTTGATCGGGCAAAAAGCAGTGGCAGCAACATTGCAGTGATTACCGGTGGTGAACCTGCTATGTATGACCTGACAGAACTAACAGTTGCACTGAAAGCAGAGGGCTTGCGTACGCACATAGAAACTTCAGGCGCATATCCACTAACCGGCACGTGGGATTGGGTTTGTTTTTCACCCAAAAAATTTAAAGCACCTGTTGCATCCGTGTTTGCACAAAGCCATGAATTGAAGGTGATTATTTATAACAAAAGTGATTTTTCGTGGGCGGAAGAATTCGCAGAGAAAGTGAATTCACCGTGTAAATTATTTTTGCAGCCCGAGTGGTCGCGTGAAGAGGAAATGCTTCCGTTGATTATTGATTACGTGAAACAAAATCCCAAATGGCGGATATCCCTGCAGGTGCATAAGTACATGGATATACCATAG
- a CDS encoding aminodeoxychorismate synthase component I: MTINEFVRTLNQWGTDRVPFFFLIDFELQKPQAYRLDEIGSHEILYFFNGFSNGNDNPVKADKGILLKNKYPVDFSTYEQRFDKVIQHLRYGDSFLTNFTIKTKIELHLCLRDLFFTSKSKYKLWYKDQFLVFSPETFVQIHDQKIYSFPMKGTIDAHTANAREVILNDPKEMAEHITIVDLIRNDLSQVASDVNVMRFRFIEKIKTNQATLLQVSSEVVGNLTADYNERLGDILIALLPAGSVSGAPKPKTLEIIREAEGEERGYYTGVFGYFDGTNLDSGVMIRFIEKSGNDYVYRSGGGITTQSLAQAEYEEAIQKIYVPVN, from the coding sequence ATGACAATTAACGAGTTTGTCAGAACATTAAATCAATGGGGAACTGATCGGGTTCCTTTTTTCTTTTTGATTGATTTTGAATTGCAAAAACCACAAGCGTATCGGTTAGATGAAATTGGTTCTCATGAAATTTTATATTTCTTCAATGGGTTTTCCAATGGCAATGACAATCCGGTAAAGGCTGACAAGGGAATTCTTTTGAAAAATAAGTATCCCGTTGATTTTTCTACATATGAGCAACGTTTTGATAAAGTGATTCAACACCTCAGGTATGGCGACTCCTTTCTTACCAACTTCACCATAAAAACAAAAATCGAGTTGCATCTTTGCTTACGGGATTTATTTTTTACCAGTAAATCGAAATATAAACTGTGGTACAAGGATCAGTTCCTGGTGTTTTCACCGGAAACATTTGTTCAAATCCACGATCAAAAAATTTATTCCTTTCCCATGAAAGGAACCATTGATGCTCACACTGCCAATGCCCGTGAGGTTATTTTAAATGATCCGAAGGAAATGGCGGAGCATATTACGATTGTTGATCTGATCCGGAATGATTTAAGCCAGGTAGCTTCGGATGTAAATGTAATGCGTTTTCGGTTTATCGAGAAAATCAAAACGAATCAAGCTACGTTGTTGCAGGTAAGTTCTGAAGTGGTTGGCAATCTTACAGCAGACTATAACGAACGATTGGGTGATATACTTATCGCTCTGCTACCTGCCGGATCTGTTAGCGGTGCACCTAAGCCAAAAACGCTTGAGATAATTCGTGAAGCTGAGGGTGAGGAGCGTGGGTATTATACTGGTGTGTTTGGTTATTTTGACGGAACAAATCTTGATAGTGGCGTGATGATCAGGTTTATTGAGAAATCGGGTAATGACTACGTTTACAGAAGTGGAGGAGGAATCACTACTCAAAGTTTAGCGCAGGCAGAATACGAAGAGGCCATCCAAAAAATCTATGTCCCGGTTAATTGA
- a CDS encoding aminotransferase class IV — translation MSRLIESICLNDGVFHRLPYHQMRMDKSVCEILHQQNEIQLEDFLYAQTYPTQGLFKCRIIYDNRIHSIEFIPYKTKPVSSLKIIRADSIDYAHKFEDRSALHQLYQLREDCDDILIVKNGFLADSYYSNVILYDGADWFTPSTPLLNGTMRQALLKDGKIKEATIHLSDIRLFKKLKLINAMLGLDGPELSISQIVF, via the coding sequence ATGTCCCGGTTAATTGAATCGATTTGCCTGAATGATGGAGTATTCCATCGTTTGCCGTACCATCAGATGAGAATGGATAAATCAGTTTGCGAAATTCTTCATCAGCAAAACGAAATTCAGTTAGAGGATTTTCTATATGCACAAACCTATCCGACCCAAGGTTTATTCAAGTGTAGGATCATTTATGATAACCGTATTCATAGCATTGAATTCATACCCTACAAAACTAAACCTGTTTCTAGTTTAAAGATAATAAGAGCAGACAGCATTGATTATGCCCATAAGTTTGAAGATCGGTCGGCCCTTCATCAACTTTATCAACTCAGGGAGGATTGTGATGATATCCTTATTGTTAAAAACGGATTTCTTGCTGATTCATATTACAGCAATGTAATTTTATATGATGGCGCTGATTGGTTTACTCCCTCAACTCCGCTATTAAACGGAACAATGCGTCAAGCCCTGCTCAAGGATGGAAAAATCAAAGAGGCAACAATTCATTTATCCGACATTCGTTTATTTAAGAAATTAAAACTGATCAACGCGATGCTGGGTTTAGATGGTCCCGAACTTTCTATATCGCAAATAGTTTTTTAG
- a CDS encoding OmpA family protein: MKVKCWKVLVFLLFGLFLLPVGAIAQVQLSTKSKKAIELYNQADNYRVRGQHEQAITLLNQAIAKDKNFAEAYYRLGLVYMNMKNYPSAISNFEKGLTLTTDPKKQKVYWFDLGEAYLITGQYDKAVKYLTDFVKVENQNRQKAERAEQLLKNAAFAQANAAVNAEWKLRPLSDTVNRFPLQYFPVLTADQQELFFTRRLGSSGEHDEDLVVSRKDDHGRWTSPVSISKNINSVLNEGTCAISADGRKLIFTSCMGRQSFGSCDLYQSIKIGNEWTEPVNLGPNVNSSEWESQPALSADGRTLYFVSDRRGGLGRRDIWVSSLDEKGQWAKAKNLGPPINTQYDEISPFIHANNKVLYFASKGHTGFGGYDLFSSERTEQGWSEPINIGSPINDFEDQFSLFITADGKRGYFSHEETTGQGNTRSRIYEIQFPEDHQVRYKSNFVNGTIRDKQTGKELKATIELFNINSNQIEAVVESDSISGDYLMVLTQGAEYALYINRKGYLFTSSNFNYSERTDFEPIRMDFALEQAKKGSSVVLNNIFFETNKYDLQGKSITELQKIIRFLTESPQIQIEIGGHTDNTGNPAYNLQLSEKRALSVYNYLINNGVNRNSITWRGYGQSQPVATNDTEEGRAQNRRIVFKIQ; the protein is encoded by the coding sequence ATGAAAGTAAAGTGTTGGAAGGTTTTAGTATTTTTACTTTTTGGATTGTTTCTCCTTCCGGTAGGGGCAATCGCCCAAGTGCAACTCAGCACAAAATCAAAAAAGGCCATTGAGCTTTACAACCAGGCAGATAATTATCGTGTTCGTGGCCAACACGAGCAAGCCATTACCCTTTTAAATCAGGCTATCGCCAAAGACAAGAATTTTGCGGAAGCTTATTATCGGCTTGGGCTGGTTTATATGAACATGAAGAATTATCCTTCAGCTATTTCCAATTTTGAAAAGGGCCTTACACTAACCACCGATCCCAAAAAGCAAAAGGTATACTGGTTTGATCTTGGGGAAGCGTATCTGATTACCGGTCAATACGACAAGGCTGTTAAGTATCTCACTGATTTTGTAAAAGTCGAAAATCAAAATCGTCAGAAGGCTGAGCGCGCGGAACAATTACTAAAAAATGCCGCGTTTGCACAAGCTAATGCTGCAGTGAATGCCGAATGGAAGTTGAGGCCATTGAGCGACACAGTAAACCGTTTTCCATTGCAATACTTTCCGGTGCTTACGGCCGATCAGCAGGAGTTATTTTTTACACGCAGGCTGGGCTCGTCTGGTGAGCATGATGAAGATCTGGTGGTTTCCAGAAAGGATGATCACGGTCGGTGGACAAGCCCTGTTTCGATTTCAAAAAATATCAACTCTGTATTAAACGAAGGCACCTGTGCAATTTCTGCTGATGGCCGAAAGCTGATTTTCACTTCATGTATGGGGCGGCAGAGTTTTGGGAGTTGCGATTTGTATCAGAGTATCAAAATTGGAAACGAGTGGACGGAACCGGTTAACCTTGGGCCAAACGTTAATTCAAGCGAATGGGAATCGCAGCCGGCCCTTTCGGCTGATGGCCGTACACTTTATTTTGTGTCCGACAGACGTGGCGGTTTGGGCAGGCGCGATATCTGGGTTTCTTCCCTTGACGAAAAGGGGCAATGGGCCAAAGCCAAAAACCTTGGGCCACCGATAAATACCCAGTATGATGAGATATCCCCCTTCATACACGCCAATAACAAGGTTTTGTATTTTGCTTCAAAGGGTCATACCGGATTTGGAGGATATGACTTGTTCTCTTCGGAAAGGACGGAGCAAGGTTGGTCTGAACCCATTAATATAGGCAGCCCGATCAATGATTTTGAGGATCAATTTTCCTTATTTATCACTGCTGATGGGAAAAGGGGCTATTTCTCTCATGAAGAAACTACTGGACAGGGCAATACCCGAAGCCGCATTTATGAGATCCAGTTTCCGGAAGACCATCAGGTAAGGTACAAAAGCAATTTTGTAAACGGTACAATTCGCGATAAGCAGACAGGCAAGGAGCTTAAGGCTACCATTGAATTATTCAATATTAACAGTAATCAAATTGAAGCTGTGGTTGAGTCCGACTCCATCTCGGGCGATTACCTGATGGTACTTACACAAGGGGCTGAATATGCCCTTTACATCAATAGAAAGGGGTATTTATTCACCAGCTCCAACTTCAATTACTCGGAAAGAACAGATTTTGAGCCAATTCGGATGGATTTTGCGCTGGAGCAAGCCAAAAAGGGATCTTCAGTGGTGTTGAACAACATCTTTTTTGAAACCAATAAATACGACCTGCAGGGAAAATCAATTACCGAATTACAAAAGATTATTCGGTTTTTGACCGAAAGCCCTCAAATCCAGATAGAAATAGGAGGCCATACCGATAATACCGGTAACCCTGCTTACAACCTTCAATTATCGGAAAAAAGGGCACTTTCAGTTTATAACTACCTGATTAACAATGGTGTAAATAGAAATAGCATAACTTGGAGAGGGTATGGGCAATCTCAGCCTGTGGCTACGAATGATACCGAAGAAGGCAGGGCGCAGAACCGTAGGATTGTGTTTAAAATCCAATAA